A portion of the Glycine max cultivar Williams 82 chromosome 10, Glycine_max_v4.0, whole genome shotgun sequence genome contains these proteins:
- the LOC100795457 gene encoding nuclear transport factor 2-like isoform X1: MATPFPIPVTAAQVGTYFVGQYYQVLQSQPEFVHQFYSDASTMLRIDGNARETAAAMLQIHALIMSLSYTGIEIKTAQSLESWSGGVLVMVSGSVQVKDYSRRRKFMQTFFLAPQEKGFFVLNDIFHFVEEDPVHQQQAVLLPQSNLDPKLNASSAINKPVSNYLLGRDIQARDYVATNEVKENGVVDNYGFSEQRMQRAPDSEHIREDNAVEESNGSLQSSVNAVQDHAPASPDEPAGEPQKHTYASILRVAKGQSTPSVASQHKNVSPSEWDHAPQSSSQQQQMTASANAFERSETDAAEEFPATEDEGYYEIKSVYVRNLSPTVSPSEIEDEFKNFGRIRPDGVVIRSRKDVGVCYAFVEFEDMTGVYNAVKAGSVQIAGRQVYIEERRPNSNIPSRGGRRGRGRGSYQSDAPRGRFNPRNFGRGHGQDGSDREYNKLKGNGFYRPSPRQERGNSGHHQVPRNGQNLAES, translated from the exons atGGCCACGCCCTTTCCCATTCCCGTCACCGCAGCTcag GTTGGAACGTACTTCGTGGGACAGTACTATCAGGTGCTTCAGAGCCAACCCGAGTTCGTGCACCAGTTTTACTCTGATGCCAGCACCATGCTCCGTATCGACGGCAACGCCAGGGAAACTGCGGCCGCAATGCTT CAAATCCATGCACTGATTATGTCACTCAGTTACACTGGAATTgaaatcaagactgcacagtcTCTAGAATCTTGGAGTGGTGGAGTTCTTGTGATGGTTTCTGGATCTGTGCAAGTTAAGGACTACAGCCGGAGGAGGAAATTTATGCAGACATTTTTCCTTGCTCCCCAAGAGAAAGGCTTTTTTGTGCTCAATGATATTTTTCACTTTGTTGAAGAGGATCCAGTTCACCAACAACAAGCAGTCTTGTTACCTCAAAGCAATCTTGATCCTAAATTGAATGCTTCAAGTGCAATCAATAAGCCAG TGTCCAACTACTTGCTGGGTAGAGATATCCAAGCTAGGGACTATGTTGCTACAAATGAGGTCAAAGAAAATGGTGTAGTTGATAATTATGGATTTTCAGAGCAAAGAATGCAACGGGCCCCTGATTCTGAGCATATTAGGGAGGATAATgctgttgaagagtcaaatggTTCACTTCAATCTTCAGTGAATGCAGTGCAAGACCATGCACCTGCTTCTCCTGATGAACCTGCTGGGGAGCCACAAAAGCACACTTATGCTTCCATT TTACGGGTTGCTAAAGGACAATCTACACCATCAGTAGCTTCTCAGCATAAGAATGTGTCCCCTTCAGAATGGGATCATGCTCCACAGAGTAGTAGTCAGCAACAGCAAATGACTGCTTCTGCAAATGCATTTGAAAGGTCTGAAACTGATGCAGCGGAGGAGTTTCCTGCAACAGAAGATGAAGGTTACT ATGAAATCAAATCTGTTTATGTGAGAAACTTGTCACCTACAGTGTCTCCTTCTGAAattgaagatgaattcaagaattTTGGTAGAATCAGGCCTGATGGTGTTGTCATTAGAAGTCGCAAG GATGTCGGTGTTTGTTACGCATTTGTTGAATTTGAAGATATGACTGGCGTTTATAATGCAGTCAAg GCAGGATCTGTTCAAATAGCAGGGAGACAAGTATACATTGAAGAACGGAGACCAAACAGTAACATCCCTTCTCGAGGAGGaa GACGGGGTAGAGGCAGAGGTAGCTATCAGTCAGATGCTCCAAGAGGGCGTTTCAATCCAAGGAACTTTGGCAGGGGACATGGCCAAGATGGCAGTGATAGGGAGTATAacaaattgaaaggaaatgGTTTCTATCGACCAAGTCCACGCCAAGAGAGGGGAAATTCAGGGCATCATCAAGTACCGAGAAATGGGCAGAATCTTGCTGAGTCCTGA
- the LOC100795457 gene encoding Nuclear transport factor 2-like (The RefSeq protein has 1 substitution compared to this genomic sequence) yields the protein MATPFPIPVTAAQVGTYFVGQYYQVLQSQPEFVHQFYSDASTMLRIDGNARETAAAMLQIHALIMSLSYTGIEIKTAQSLESWSGGVLVMVSGSVQVKDYSRRRKFMQTFFLAPQEKGFFVLNDIFHFVEEDPVHQQQAVLLPQSNLDPKLNASSAINKPVSNYLLGRDIQARDYVATNEVKENGVVDNYGFSEQRMQRAPDSEHIREDNAVEESNGSLQSSVNAVQDHAPASPDEPAGEPQKHTYASILRVAKGQSTPSVASQHKNVSPSEWDHAPQSSSQQQQMTASANAFERSETDAAEEFPATEDEDEIKSVYVRNLSPTVSPSEIEDEFKNFGRIRPDGVVIRSRKDVGVCYAFVEFEDMTGVYNAVKAGSVQIAGRQVYIEERRPNSNIPSRGGRRGRGRGSYQSDAPRGRFNPRNFGRGHGQDGSDREYDKLKGNGFYRPSPRQERGNSGHHQVPRNGQNLAES from the exons atGGCCACGCCCTTTCCCATTCCCGTCACCGCAGCTcag GTTGGAACGTACTTCGTGGGACAGTACTATCAGGTGCTTCAGAGCCAACCCGAGTTCGTGCACCAGTTTTACTCTGATGCCAGCACCATGCTCCGTATCGACGGCAACGCCAGGGAAACTGCGGCCGCAATGCTT CAAATCCATGCACTGATTATGTCACTCAGTTACACTGGAATTgaaatcaagactgcacagtcTCTAGAATCTTGGAGTGGTGGAGTTCTTGTGATGGTTTCTGGATCTGTGCAAGTTAAGGACTACAGCCGGAGGAGGAAATTTATGCAGACATTTTTCCTTGCTCCCCAAGAGAAAGGCTTTTTTGTGCTCAATGATATTTTTCACTTTGTTGAAGAGGATCCAGTTCACCAACAACAAGCAGTCTTGTTACCTCAAAGCAATCTTGATCCTAAATTGAATGCTTCAAGTGCAATCAATAAGCCAG TGTCCAACTACTTGCTGGGTAGAGATATCCAAGCTAGGGACTATGTTGCTACAAATGAGGTCAAAGAAAATGGTGTAGTTGATAATTATGGATTTTCAGAGCAAAGAATGCAACGGGCCCCTGATTCTGAGCATATTAGGGAGGATAATgctgttgaagagtcaaatggTTCACTTCAATCTTCAGTGAATGCAGTGCAAGACCATGCACCTGCTTCTCCTGATGAACCTGCTGGGGAGCCACAAAAGCACACTTATGCTTCCATT TTACGGGTTGCTAAAGGACAATCTACACCATCAGTAGCTTCTCAGCATAAGAATGTGTCCCCTTCAGAATGGGATCATGCTCCACAGAGTAGTAGTCAGCAACAGCAAATGACTGCTTCTGCAAATGCATTTGAAAGGTCTGAAACTGATGCAGCGGAGGAGTTTCCTGCAACAGAAGATGAAG ATGAAATCAAATCTGTTTATGTGAGAAACTTGTCACCTACAGTGTCTCCTTCTGAAattgaagatgaattcaagaattTTGGTAGAATCAGGCCTGATGGTGTTGTCATTAGAAGTCGCAAG GATGTCGGTGTTTGTTACGCATTTGTTGAATTTGAAGATATGACTGGCGTTTATAATGCAGTCAAg GCAGGATCTGTTCAAATAGCAGGGAGACAAGTATACATTGAAGAACGGAGACCAAACAGTAACATCCCTTCTCGAGGAGGaa GACGGGGTAGAGGCAGAGGTAGCTATCAGTCAGATGCTCCAAGAGGGCGTTTCAATCCAAGGAACTTTGGCAGGGGACATGGCCAAGATGGCAGTGATAGGGAGTATAacaaattgaaaggaaatgGTTTCTATCGACCAAGTCCACGCCAAGAGAGGGGAAATTCAGGGCATCATCAAGTACCGAGAAATGGGCAGAATCTTGCTGAGTCCTGA